Proteins from one Camelina sativa cultivar DH55 chromosome 8, Cs, whole genome shotgun sequence genomic window:
- the LOC104705985 gene encoding cellulose synthase-like protein D2 — protein MASDNHFSKSRSNLSNNSDIQEPGRPPAPSSVTFARRTSSGRYVSYSRDDLDSELGNQDFMNYTVLIPPTPDNQPMDPSISQKVEEQYVSNSMFTGGFNSATRAHLMDKVIETETSHPQMAGAKGSSCAIPGCDAKVMSDERGQDLLPCECDFKICRDCYLDAVNTGDKICPGCKEPYKKTDLADQTDENGQQRPMLPPGGGSKMERRLSLMKSTNKSALMRSQTGDFDHNRWLFETSGTYGYGNAFWTKDGNFGSGKDGDGDGDGEGMESHNLMSKPWRPLTRKLKIPAAVISPYRLLILIRVVVLALFLTWRIQHQNQDAVWLWGMSVVCELWFAFSWLLDQLPKLCPINRATDLEVLKEKFETPTASNPTGKSDLPGFDVFVSTADPDKEPPLVTANTILSILAAEYPVEKLSCYVSDDGGALLTFEAMAEAASFANIWVPFCRKHTIEPRNPDSYFSLKRDPYKNKVKSDFVKDRRRVKREFDEFKVRINSLPDSIRRRSDAYHAREEIKAMKMQRQNRDDEPLEPVKIPKATWMADGTHWPGTWLTSASDHAKSDHAGIIQVMLKPPSDEPLHGVSEGFLDLTDVDIRLPLLVYVSREKRPGYDHNKKAGAMNALVRASAVMSNGPFILNLDCDHYIYNSEALREGMCFMMDRGGDRLCYVQFPQRFEGIDPSDRYANHNTVFFDVNMRALDGLMGPVYVGTGCLFRRIALYGFNPPRAKDHSPSCWSCCFPRGKKKKNISEENIALRMNDYDDEEMNLALVPKKFGNSTFLIDSIPVAEFQGRPLADHPSVKNGRPPGALTIPRELLDATTVAEAIAVISCWYEDKTEWGSRIGWIYGSVTEDVVTGYRMHNRGWKSVYCVTKRDAFRGTAPINLTDRLHQVLRWATGSVEIFFSRNNALLASSKMKILQRIAYLNVGIYPFTSIFLIVYCFLPALSLFSGQFIVQTLNVTFLVYLLTISITLCLLALLEIKWSGISLEEWWRNEQFWLIGGTSAHIAAVLQGLLKVVAGVEINFTLTSKSGGDDVDDEFADLYMVKYTSLMLPPITIIMVNLIAIAVGFSRTIYSVVPQWSKLIGGVFFSFWVLAHLYPFAKGLMGRRGRTPTIVYVWSGLVAITISLLWVAINPPAGNTEIGGNFSFP, from the exons ATGGCATCTGATAACCATTTCAGTAAAAGCCGATCAAATCTTTCAAACAACTCTGATATTCAGGAGCCAGGAAGGCCACCTGCTCCTTCTTCAGTCACATTTGCTCGTAGAACTTCCTCTGGTCGCTATGTTAGTTACTCCAGGGACGATCTTGACAGCGAGTTGGGTAATCAAGATTTCATGAACTATACAGTTCTCATCCCTCCAACTCCAGATAACCAGCCAATGGACCCTTCCATTTCTCAGAAAGTCGAAGAGCAATATGTCTCTAACTCGATGTTCACCGGCGGGTTTAACAGCGCTACGAGGGCTCACCTTATGGACAAAGTGATTGAGACAGAGACTAGCCATCCTCAAATGGCTGGCGCTAAAGGTTCCTCTTGCGCCATCCCTGGATGTGATGCTAAGGTTATGAGCGATGAGAGAGGTCAAGATCTTCTCCCTTGTGAATGTGACTTTAAAATCTGTAGGGACTGCTACCTAGATGCGGTCAATACAGGCGATAAGATTTGCCCCGGGTGTAAAGAACCGTACAAGAAAACGGATTTGGCTGATCAGACTGATGAGAACGGTCAGCAAAGGCCTATGCTGCCTCCGGGTGGTGGGTCgaagatggagagaagattGTCGTTGATGAAGTCAACTAATAAATCAGCTTTGATGAGGAGTCAAACTGGAGATTTTGATCACAACAGGTGGTTGTTTGAGACTAGTGGAACTTATGGTTATGGGAATGCTTTTTGGACAAAGGATGGGAATTTCGGGAGCGGtaaagatggagatggagatggagatggtgaGGGTATGGAGTCTCATAATTTGATGAGCAAACCGTGGAGACCACTTACTAGGAAGCTGAAGATTCCTGCTGCTGTTATTAGTCCATACAG gCTTTTGATATTGATCCGTGTAGTTGTTCTTGCATTGTTCTTGACTTGGAGGATTCAACATCAAAACCAAGACGCTGTATGGTTATGGGGAATGTCTGTGGTTTGTGAGCTTTGGTTCGCCTTTTCTTGGCTTCTTGATCAGCTTCCCAAGCTATGCCCGATTAACCGTGCCACTGATCTTGAAGTCCTGAAGGAAAAGTTTGAAACGCCCACAGCCAGCAACCCGACCGGGAAGTCAGACCTTCCTGGATTCGATGTGTTTGTCTCTACTGCAGATCCTGATAAAGAACCTCCTCTGGTCACTGCTAATACCATTTTATCAATTCTAGCTGCGGAATATCCTGTTGAGAAGCTTTCTTGCTATGTATCTGATGATGGAGGTGCGCTTCTTACGTTTGAAGCCATGGCTGAAGCTGCGAGCTTTGCAAACATTTGGGTTCCTTTTTGTCGTAAACATACCATCGAGCCGAGGAATCCTGACTCTTACTTTAGCTTAAAGAGAGATCCTTACAAGAACAAAGTAAAGTCTGATTTTGTGAAGGATCGGAGACGGGTTAAGCGTGAGTTCGATGAGTTCAAAGTCAGGATTAACAGCTTGCCTGATTCTATCAGGCGACGTTCTGATGCTTATCATGCTAGAGAAGAAATTAAAGCCATGAAGATGCAGAGACAGAACAGGGACGATGAGCCTTTAGAGCCAGTAAAGATTCCAAAAGCTACATGGATGGCTGATGGTACTCACTGGCCTGGGACTTGGTTGACTTCTGCCAGTGATCATGCCAAAAGCGACCACGCTGGTATCATTCAG GTGATGTTGAAGCCACCGAGTGATGAACCACTACATGGAGTATCCGAAGGGTTTCTTGATCTAACCGATGTGGATATTCGACTCCCACTCCTAGTCTATGTTTCTCGTGAGAAGCGACCGGGTTATGATCATAACAAGAAAGCTGGAGCCATGAACGCCCTAGTCAGAGCTTCTGCGGTTATGTCAAATGGACCATTCATACTCAATCTTGATTGTGATCATTACATATACAACTCTGAGGCACTGAGAGAAGGTATGTGCTTCATGATGGATAGAGGCGGGGATAGGCTTTGCTACGTTCAGTTTCCACAGCGGTTTGAAGGTATTGATCCGTCTGATCGATATGCTAATCACAACACTGTCTTCTTTGACGTCAACATGAGAGCTCTTGATGGGCTTATGGGTCCAGTTTACGTTGGAACCGGTTGTCTCTTCCGAAGGATTGCACTTTACGGTTTCAATCCGCCTCGAGCCAAGGACCATTCCCCAAGTTGCTGGAGTTGTTGTTTTCCTCgtggcaagaagaagaagaatatttcTGAAGAGAACATAGCTTTGCGTATGAATGATTACGATGACGAAGAAATGAATCTTGCTCTAGTCCCGAAGAAGTTCGGTAACTCAACGTTCCTCATTGATTCAATCCCAGTAGCTGAGTTCCAAGGCCGGCCCCTCGCGGACCATCCATCAGTTAAAAACGGGCGCCCGCCCGGTGCACTCACTATTCCGAGAGAGCTTCTTGATGCAACTACCGTAGCAGAAGCCATTGCTGTTATCTCTTGCTGGTACGAGGATAAAACTGAGTGGGGATCACGTATCGGATGGATTTACGGGTCAGTCACTGAAGATGTTGTCACTGGTTATAGAATGCATAACCGTGGCTGGAAGTCGGTTTACTGTGTGACGAAACGTGATGCTTTCCGTGGCACAGCTCCTATTAACTTGACGGATAGGCTTCACCAGGTTCTACGGTGGGCTACTGGCTCGGTTGAGATCTTTTTCTCCCGTAACAACGCTCTTCTCGCTAGCTCGAAGATGAAAATACTCCAGAGGATAGCTTACTTAAACGTTGGTATCTACCCGTTCACATCGATCTTCCTCATCGTCTACTGTTTCCTCCCTGCGCTCTCCCTCTTCTCTGGTCAGTTCATTGTGCAGACGCTCAACGTCACTTTCCTAGTCTACCTTCTCACCATCTCCATCACTCTCTGCTTACTCGCGCTCCTAGAGATCAAATGGTCTGGAATCTCACTCGAGGAATGGTGGAGAAACGAACAGTTTTGGCTCATTGGAGGAACAAGCGCTCATATCGCAGCTGTGCTTCAAGGTTTGCTTAAAGTTGTAGCTGGAGTTGAAATCAACTTCACACTCACTAGTAAATCAGGAGGAGATGATGTTGACGACGAGTTTGCTGATTTGTACATGGTGAAATATACTTCGCTTATGCTCCCTCCCATTACGATCATTATGGTGAATTTGATTGCCATTGCGGTTGGATTCAGCAGGACGATTTACAGTGTGGTTCCTCAGTGGAGTAAACTGATTGGAGGAGTATTCTtcagtttttgggttttggcaCATCTTTATCCATTTGCTAAAGGTCTTATGGGACGTAGAGGAAGAACACCAACGATTGTGTATGTGTGGTCTGGTCTTGTGGCCATTACCATTTCTCTTCTTTGGGTCGCCATTAATCCTCCGGCTGGTAATACTGAAATCGGAGGAAACTTCAGTTTTCCATGA
- the LOC104705989 gene encoding ATPase family AAA domain-containing protein 3-B, with amino-acid sequence MAQKCVMGVISALAASASLAPSKFAAADGPFTFSGFSSTSPSPSIPQQQGSTTPQPASESGKEPSVAGEESDAPPRVRNNNPRTSSAGFDPEALERGAKALKGINNSAHAKKVFESIKTQEETRQAEFTAKAQEFKALQSQAEAERQRVIYEEQKKLAQHQAQTKSQMARYEDELARKRMQAENEAQRTRNQELVKMQEESAIRREVARRATEEEIQAQRRQTEREKAEIERETIRVKAMAEAEGRARESKLSEDVNRRMLVDRANAEREKWVSAINTTFDHIGGGLRTILTDQNKLVVAVGGLTALAAGIYTTREGAKVIWSYVDRILGQPSLIRESSRGKYPWSGSVIRAFSTLRGGAKESTSKSGEGFGDVILHQSLQKRIEQLANATANTKAHQAPFRNMLFYGPPGTGKTMAARELARKSGLDYALMTGGDVAPLGAQAVTKIHQLFDWSKKSKRGLLLFIDEADAFLCERNKTYMSEAQRSALNALLFRTGDQSKDIVLALATNRPGDLDSAVSDRIDETLEFPLPGEEERYKLLNLYLDKYISKVNLKKPGLLQSLFKKEQQKIEIKGITEDLLKEAAAKTKGFSGREIAKLMASVQAAVYGSADCLLDAERFREVIDYKVAEHQQRKKLAGNDTGSKK; translated from the exons ATGGCTCAGAAATGTGTGATGGGTGTAATCTCAGCCCTAGCTGCCTCCGCTTCTCTCGCGCCGTCTAAATTCGCCGCTGCTGATGGACCTTTCACCTTCTCTGGCTTCTCATCAACTTCTCCGTCTCCTTCGATTCCTCAGCAGCAAGGTTCTACTACTCCGCAGCCGGCTTCGGAATCTGGGAAAGAACCGTCTGTTGCCGGCGAAGAATCTGATGCTCCTCCACGGGTTCGAAACAATAATCCGAGAACGAGCTCGGCTGGGTTTGATCCTGAAGCGTTGGAGCGTGGAGCTAAGGCCTTGAAGGGGATTAACAACTCAGCTCATGCTAAAAAG GTATTTGAAAGTATCAAGACACAAGAAGAGACGAGGCAAGCTGAGTTTACTGCTAAGGCGCAAGAGTTTAAAGCTTTGCAATCCCAAGCTGAAGCT GAGAGGCAAAGGGTGATATACGAGGAACAGAAGAAACTTGCTCAGCACCAAGCACAAACAAAATCACAGATGGCTCGCTATGAAGATGAGCTAGCAAGAAAAAGGATGCAG GCTGAGAATGAGGCCCAGagaacaagaaatcaagaactTGTGAAAATGCAAGAAGAATCAGCAATTAGGCGGGAAGTAGCTCGACGAGCTACTGAGGAGGAGATTCAAGCACAGAGACGACAAACAGAGAGGGAGAAAGCTGAGATTGAACGTGAGACAATCAGGGTCAAAGCAATGGCAGAAGCTGAAGGGAGAGCCCGTGAATCGAAGCTTTCTGAAGATGTAAACAGGAGAATGCTTGTTGATCGTGCAAATGCAGAAAGAGAGAAATGGGTTTCTGCCATAAATACTACCTTCGATCATATTGGAG GGGGCTTGCGTACCATTCTAACGGATCAAAATAAGCTGGTTGTTGCTGTTGGAGGTCTCACCGCTCTTGCAGCTGGGATCTACACAACGAG AGAAGGTGCCAAGGTTATCTGGAGCTACGTTGATAGAATATTAGGACAACCTTCTCTAATTAGAGAATCATCGAGAGGAAAGTACCCTTGGTCTGGTTCGGTTATTCGTGCCTTTTCCACGTTGCGGGGTGGTGCTAAGGAGTCTACATCCAAAAGTGGAGAGGGGTTTGGTGATGTTATTCTGCATCAATCTCTTCAGAAGAGAATCGAACAGCTAGCTAATGCAACTGCCAACACAAAAGCCCACCAAGCACCTTTCCGAAATATGCTTTTCTACGGTCCACCAGGAACAGGGAAGACAATGGCTGCGCGAGAACTGGCTCGTAAATCT GGTCTAGATTATGCGTTGATGACGGGTGGAGATGTTGCTCCACTAGGAGCTCAGGCTGTTACAAAGATACACCAACTGTTTGACTGGTCCAAAAAATCTAAGAGAGGCTTGTTGCTCTTCATCGATGAAGCCGATGCATTTCTGTGCGA GCGGAACAAAACATACATGAGCGAAGCCCAAAGGAGTGCACTAAATGCACTTCTCTTCCGCACGGGTGACCAGTCCAAAGATATAGTCCTAGCGCTTGCCACAAACAGACCTGGTGATCTAGACTCTGCAGTGTCTGACCGTATCGATGAGACTCTTGAGTTTCCCTTGCCTGGAGAAGAAGAGCGCTACAAGCTTCTAAACCTCTACCTAGACAAGTACATATCTAAGGTTAATCTAAAAAAACCGGGTTTGCTCCAAAGCCTTTTCAAAAAAGAGCAGCAGAAGATTGAGATAAAAGGCATTACCGAGGATCTCCTGAAGGAAGCTGCCGCCAAAACAAAAGGGTTTTCGGGTAGAGAAATCGCGAAATTGATGGCGAGCGTTCAAGCTGCTGTTTATGGAAGCGCAG
- the LOC104705986 gene encoding uncharacterized protein LOC104705986 produces MRAIQSHVITFCILLVIIVTSSTRAQKSPHERDNHELSIAIEEMEKADYFSFVMLINMLQSVNPRLLANVTFLMPKDKTLSKSNIIQQDSVSEFLLRHSIPSPLLFEHLNLIPNGSMVPSSLPHYALKISNGGRSNYFLNNVKIISRNICSLGSIKCHGIDGILQSSSTIYDDSPQNNHTSPFISCPSSHNNSDHNSHNNSDHNNSTPPAYTLTAPPPASSTTPIPKSDSPSTPEGSMLTLLVIFIPVILIGLIGM; encoded by the exons atgagAGCTATTCAAAGTCATGTGATAACCTTCTGCATATTGTTAGTCATCATCGTAACATCATCAACAAGAGCCCAAAAGAGTCCTCATGAGCGGGACAACCATGAGCTTTCTATCGCCATCGAAGAAATGGAGAAAGCAGACTACTTCTCTTTTGTCATGCTCATTAACATGTTACAATCCGTAAACCCTCGATTATTAGCCAATGTCACATTCTTGATGCCAAAGGATAAAACCCTTTCCAAGTCAAACATTATTCAACAAGATTCGGTTTCCGAGTTCTTGCTTCGCCACTCGAtcccttctcctcttcttttcgAGCACCTCAATCTCATCCCCAATGGCTCCATGGTTCCTTCCTCTTTACCACATTACGCCCTCAAGATCTCCAATGGTGGACGATCAAACTACTTCCTCAACAATGTCAAGATTATAAGCCGCAACATTTGTAGCTTAGGGTCTATCAAATGTCATGGAATCGACGGTATACTACAATCTTCAAGTACTATCTACGATGATTCTCCACAAAATAATCATACTTCACCCTTCATTTCTTGTCCTAGCAGTCACAACAATAGTGACCACAACAGTCACAACAATAGTGACCACAAT AATAGTACTCCTCCAGCTTATACCCTTACCGCTCCTCCTCCAGCCAGCAGTACGACTCCCATACCAAAATCAGATTCTCCTAGCACTCCTGAGGGGTCAATGTTGACTTTACTCGTGATTTTTATTCCCGTGATATTAATAGGTCTGATCGGCATGTGA